TTCGAGATGGTCACTCGAAGACCCTAATATAAAACCTTGGGAAATAGAAAGGGCTCAGAAGAAGCAAGAATGTTAACAAACTCCAAGAggggatcagctgaccaagtttCGATTTAAGCAGCTCAAAGGTATACAAAGACACACGTAACGATATATGAAAAGTATACAACAAAAGATTTTAACATTAGAAAACGTCATTGAAGAGTAACTTGTTCTGTCTGGGCTCCAGCGGCATCACCAGCACCATGATTAGGGATCCAAAAGGTAAGAACTGATGATGCAGCAACGAACATTACTCTTCTTGGCGCCCATTTCAAGCAGGATGGGACGCCTATGTGGCTATCCCAGCTAGAAACCTATCAAAACAGGCAACCTTTTAGCCCTTAGGAAGATAAAAGAATCCATTAACTGTACTGATGGGTATTGTAAAAATCTTATTTACACCCAGTGTTTCATCAGACTGTATTAGTATACCATCATTTAGCAATAAATTGGGGTGATGTTATACATTGATTAAATATGGTCAGTGATAAAGGTGCATATGAAAGATACATTTCCCGTGTTAATCGGTCTGGTGTACATACACAGTAGGTAAGTTTTCCCATGAGTAATAAGGGACACAAGAAGGCAGGCCACTCAAACAGACGTATCAATGATACAGAATCAAATAAGTAGTAACAGTGCGGGCCAGCCACTTTTCAGCCTTGTAATTGAAAAATAtcaaatggggtctggggagggtagtgtgtacgcagaccttacccctaccctggggtagagaggttgtttccaaatagacccccggcatccttccctctaagaacttcccaccttgctcttgggaagactcgaactcacaacctcttggtaggaagtggaggttgcttaccatcagagcaacccctcttgtcacgAAAAATATCCAGTGTCATGGAATTTAAAACTCCATGAGAGTGGTATATTTCAATTACAGGGCAGAAAAGTAGCTATCTGTCAATTTTATCCCTCAAATAACAGCTGTTACAGGCCTAACACACACGCGCGCACCGGGGGAGGGGGGGTTACCTTATTTAGTGTGTTAATGTTCCACGCATGCAAGTTTCCATCTCCTGAACCTTCAACATGAACACAAAACATCTTAGTTCTAGTATCAAAAATAAGATCATAGAGTAGAATGCCTCAAGCTTGCATTTGACAGTGTGCAATTGTTAGTACGAAAAGGATGAAAAATAAGAACCAAGCATCGACAGCAGAATCAAAAGAACAATTCTCATCAAAGCGGAGGCACAGATAAAAAGATATTAAAGTGCAGGCAATGCAGATACATGACAATTCCCATGAAACTCTTTCATTTCATTGAAGTGAATTCTTATTCTTACGAAGCAAATAACATTTCCTATTGATTTATCCCCTAGACTGGACCTATTATGATTCTGAATTACCCGTCGCTACGCTGTTCCCAAGGAGATCACCAATACCCAAAGATTGTTTGCACCAGAATGCCTAATGCCAAAATTTCTTTTCCCTCAACTTTTGCTCAAACAATGTCTGCAATACGTACTAGCTTCCGTGCAAGAATGTTCTTTTTTCATTTAACTTTTTTGAAAGGACCCGAAAGAGTGAAATACTGATGACCGTCAAGTTATCGTGCTTATACATGGCTACTGGTTCACAACTTAAAGACAAGAATCCTACTGGTCAAGCTCTAAGATTATAGGTATACTCTTTTTCTCTCTTACTCTTATCTATTTTTTATTTGAGCAGTAATGATCCTTAATCACTGAAAGGTAGAAACTGAAAACAAGTTCATGCAAGATCAAGATGGTTAACATTTGTGTAGTGCGTCCAAATGAACCCTATGCACAACTTGCAACTAACATGAATTTGTTTCCCAAGGTCAGGCTGAAAGATTGCAGCAACATAGGACCAAAAAGGTATAAAGATTGAGCAGGTATTCTGGAAGTAGTTAATACTACTATGATATTCCTAGAGTGCATTAGATTTTTTGACGACGGTTATGTCCACGGACAGCTTGCACGCACTCAACTAAGTCATCTGGCAGCCTGCTACAGTCCACAAGCATAAACGCCAGGTAAACCTACACACTGAGGCTGGAGCAAAGTGGGTTTATAATGATCGTTGTAGCAAGGTTCAGAACATGGGAAATCCAATTTGTTACTCCTACACCTCAACCACTCTGTCACTCCCTTGCGGACAAAGTGCATTTATTTCTTACATCACAAAAGCTGTTGAAAAGCGTAACAAACTTCCTTTGTGCACACAACATCGCTCTCGATAAGTCTTGAGATTATTATGTTGGATACTTATACCGCACAATATTGACATATTATCTCAATAATAAAAGGCAATATCACGCAACATTGGTATATTATCACAAAGGCACTTTCATTTCCGAAAACTTTGGAAACCAAGAGAAAAAAGGTCTCGGAAATTTTAGCTTCGACTACACTCTGGTGTTAAAAATTTCAACAATTTCAATCAACATCCCATCAACTACACAGACTCCCAGACAAATCAGGGTTTAATGGTTTACTTGAACATATAAAACGTCATCCCACAATTTAGTAATATGTTTTCAgataaataaaagtttttccaGCTGCATTACAAGGAAAGCACCGATATACAGCTTACTATCTTATCGAAAATCTCCAAGTAATACAGACAGCTAAATTTTTTTATCACGTTCACTTTAAATAAGCATTTGATTTGCTTGAGATCAAGACCTTGGCATGCTCAGGGTAAACTTACAGTATCCTAACACCAACCCACTAAGTCTAATATCTAAGTCACAACAATGATATAGGAGAATTCTTCTACAGTCAATAATAAGCTCAAAGAATTTAATCTAATACCTGAAACAACATATTGGCCATCTGGTGTAAAGGTTGCCTCCATTGCTGTCGGGGAGGGATCCAGATTAAACCCACACCGCTGTGCCAGTAAAATGGTTGAGCCTTTTAGTGTTGGATAAGTTCGTAAAACATCACGGAAAATACAACGAACAAAAAAAGATAATCCAGAGCAGACAGATGAAAGAATTCTGATGGAAAAGTAACCTTCTCTCCTCCATAGGCGTCAAGGACATAGATGCTGTTACTAGTAGTTGTTAAGAGCATTGATTTTCCATCATTGCTGAATTTTATGTCACAAACCTCAGCTGTGTCTCCACCAACTAGGAAGGTATCAAAGGGTCCCTACATATCATAAGACATGACCAAATTCATTATCTGTAATCTTAAGCAAGCTGAACTTTAGAGGCACAAACCTTGTCGTACGATCTTGAATCAAACAATTTGACGGCACCCCCTTCCATTGCCACTGCAAAGACAAGGCCTTGTTGGTCATAAGCAACTGCGGGCCTACCTCTTAGACGCAAAATCCCCTGAAAACTACAAGAGTGAGCGTATATCACCAACATGTGTTTCATGCGGTAGAAGTTTGACTAGCTAGTAGTACCAACAACTGGTCTTTTGTACACTAACGAACTAATATTTGTGAGAGCTCACAAATGCTAAGACATATCAGCAGATTAGCACCCACCCTGCTTGAGAGTAAGTAGGACTAAAGGCATATATTATATATGTTTCCTAGAACACATACATACAAAATATCTTCTgtgtgctttattataacaagtGAATAGATAGTATCTTCATATCAGTCATGCGTGCAAGCAAATAGGTGTAATCTGAGGCTATTTCTGCCACAATGTCAAACCATTGAAAGGTTCACGGTGTAATTGGAAGTATGCGTCTATTAGTGGTAGGCTACCGAAATGTTATGTTATAATCGCTGGAGAATTAACATCCGAGATCATTAATTAACATATAAGTCCAAGCTTGAAGAGTATAGAGGAATAAGAACTGATACAGAGGCGGTTCAACGGTAttggtggcctaaagccaaatcttaagtttttttttctttttgtttgtaaAGATGGTGTTTAGACCATCTTGTACTTATCTTGCCAAGGCACTGGGCTACCTGCTAGCTCCTACCATCAAGATAACTCTACTCACCGAAGCTTCGACAATAGTAACATCCATGGTTAAGATAATTTTTTATAGTTCTCATCATCTAATGATCTCACTTTGCTAAGTACAAGTTAAAATATAATCACATTCGGAGTAGTTCAAGTCTAATGAATTTAAAAAGTGGCTTGATCCACTCTTTATAGAAATATGAACTCTAAGAGATACTACAAGAgacttcatttttatttttttaattgtcaATAACGTCATCAAATTGTTCTTTTTTACGTATTGCATATTTATTATGAAATTCAAGTATTTATCGAAATAACCTCTTATCACATtccaaaaaaaaacataaatCTAGTATATttttaataatgataataatttTACAATATATGTAATACTAAATAAATGTAATAAAATTGGGGCCTTAAattgtttggggggggggggctgcTAAATCCCCCTAGAGCCAGCACTAAACTGATACAGTACCGATTTTGTGACTTGCACAATTGGTTTTCAATAAATACACTTCTTTCAGTCCGATGACTACCTAGCCTGAGTAATCTAAAATAACATTCGGATAGAATGCAGTTACGCACCAATATTTGTTCCTAAAGAACAAATTATCCTTCATTAAAAATTTCGTTCTTGCATGAAGACATGACTCCAAATAATACTTTTAAGTTGTGCCTAACATGATATAACAGTTTTTAGGAGACGGCTGCAGAGATCATAAATGGGAATCACAGTTACAACTTACAACTGCCAAGTGCAGCCAGAGAAAATAGCTCAACCTTAAAAGATAAATGTTTGTGGTTCTCGGTTCTAGAaatgattgttctaattcttcaacTAGTCGGGAAGTTCATTTAATTAGTTTCAGTTTTTCTTTGTTTCGTTCATTGGATTGGAATAGTACCTAACATTGCTAAATCCTATCACTCAGTACATTTGGCCTCACTAAGATAAGGGAGGACATTTCACAATGAATGTGTGCCAAATAACACCTTTTCTCTTATGTTACTAACCCTGTAATTGCACAATTGGACTTCCTTAAAGGGTGTCGCTTAATAGTCAATGAAGCTGGAAGGGACCATGCATGACCAGAGTTCAAGTCGCAAAAGAGgcaaagaaaacattaagtaatTTCTTTTCATCTATCTAAGCCTTGACGGACAGAGTTACAGGTACCCAGCAGATTAGTCAAGGTTTAAGCAAGTTGGTCACACCACCATTATTCCCAATAAAAAAGGATTCATTTCCTCAAAGTATTAAAGGCTAAATAAAGTCTCTAAGATAGTCTAAAATATCTTTGATAATTGAAGACCACGCTTATTTAGTAAAAGATGTGATACCAACCTGGCAGGCATTTACACGAAGATCCCATATTCTGACACTATGGTCAAGAGAACCAGACATGAAGCTGTCATTAACTGGAGACATACACAGTGACACAACCCTGCAGCCAAGTTGGAGTTATAGATATGAAGATAATCAATATGTCAAAATCAAGGGGTCGGAAGGGAGACAACATGAAAAATATACTCTGTTACTGTACATAAAATAAACCTAAAATGTCACCCAATTAAAAGTCCATTATGTTTTGCCTATTTTATAGGGCATCTTGTCCTCGCCCTTTATTCATTTCTCTTCTACATTATAACATTTTTTATTTCTATTGTGAGAGAAAATGTATAAATCTCCATAACATCTTATTCAAGCCAaaataaattgtttgagcaaatGCGTAAAGATAAATCAGTAAATCAAGTATTTTAGGCACATTTTCAACCATTCTAGCTGTTTTTACATAGTAagaatttattaaaaaaataaaaaaataaaaataaaaaaaaataataataatctgAGAATGCTTTGGACTGCAGTGAACAATTAACTCAAATATGCTCTCAGGCACACTCCCCGAGGAGCCTGAGAACCTGAAATTCTGAGTTTATACAAACACCATAGGAGACCAACTAGCCATGCGAGCCAAGCTCCGGCAAGCAGTCCACCACGCGCCGGCGCGTGAGGCTACTCCGGGcaagttttgaatttttttcttcGGGATAGCCTCTTCAACACCCTATTCCGACCCAACCCATCCTTGCAGTTCTAGATTCCGACTACTTTTACTTTTCTCCGGCGACGGGAAGCCTTTTTCCGGCCATTTTCCAATCATTTTTCATTCAGCTGCAAACCAAAATTCTTGCTTCTTCTTCTCTAGTCTGCAGAATACCATTACGGGGAACTTCTCAACGAAGCCAATCATCTCCTTCTCCGGAATCAGTATTCACCCACTGTGATTACGACAAAACACCCTCTATAATTTTCATAACCTGAGCAGCTGGTTAGTTCATTATGGGAGACAGCAGGATATACTTCAACGCCGGATTCAAATCTTTCGACATCACCAGATGGAACACCAACAAAGATATATGGTTTGAATGGGTGGAGAGAAGCCGCAACATGATGAGACGCTTATCCATGGGTAGAAAGACAATGGAATGGATTTGCTTTGTACTTAAAGAAGCCTCGACAGGCCAAAAGAATTTAGTGAAGAGATGGAAGTATAAGGACCAAATGGCAGAACATTTTTGCACTAGGAAATTTAATGCTCATGGAATATATATGAGTATTTTGTCATTAAAGGAAGAAGGGAGGTTAGTTATTATAATCCCAGAGCTAGCTTTGAATGCAGGCTGGAAAGACATAGCAGCTAAGATAGAAAGAATCATCTATCATGCCCCCAAGCTCAATACCACAGTACCACCCAGAAACACTGTGGACAACTACCCTTATGTCAAAGCAGTTAAGGAGAGTAAATGGCAATCTAATACCCTTCAAGAGGCAAATGTCAGTATAAACAATGGAGATATCTCTATTTTGGAACCCTCAGGAGCGGAGGACACAGGTTACTAAAAAGATGCATTATTGGGTATTTTGGGAAAGAAGTCACTGAGAGACCCACTCTAGCAGACATAAGGCGATGGGCTACTGCTTCATAGAACAAAGCATATGGAGTCAACATGTATGAGATGACTGGCAACATGTTTCTATTTGAGTTTCAGAATAGATACATGGCTGAGCAGATTCTACAAGGA
This genomic stretch from Nicotiana sylvestris chromosome 9, ASM39365v2, whole genome shotgun sequence harbors:
- the LOC104228410 gene encoding protein ANTHESIS POMOTING FACTOR 1 isoform X1 codes for the protein MTALSELNDDIVRSMTVASVFSDFGGQINSLDFHRKEDLLITASEDDSIRLFDIANGKLLKTAYHKKHGADRICFTHHPHSVICSSIHNLDLHGESLRYLSMYDNRCLRYFKGHKERVVSLCMSPVNDSFMSGSLDHSVRIWDLRVNACQGILRLRGRPAVAYDQQGLVFAVAMEGGAVKLFDSRSYDKGPFDTFLVGGDTAEVCDIKFSNDGKSMLLTTTSNSIYVLDAYGGEKRCGFNLDPSPTAMEATFTPDGQYVVSGSGDGNLHAWNINTLNKVSSWDSHIGVPSCLKWAPRRVMFVAASSVLTFWIPNHGAGDAAGAQTEQVTLQ
- the LOC104228410 gene encoding protein ANTHESIS POMOTING FACTOR 1 isoform X2 translates to MTQFDFLTLPMGSKSLKQACKKRLLKTAYHKKHGADRICFTHHPHSVICSSIHNLDLHGESLRYLSMYDNRCLRYFKGHKERVVSLCMSPVNDSFMSGSLDHSVRIWDLRVNACQGILRLRGRPAVAYDQQGLVFAVAMEGGAVKLFDSRSYDKGPFDTFLVGGDTAEVCDIKFSNDGKSMLLTTTSNSIYVLDAYGGEKRCGFNLDPSPTAMEATFTPDGQYVVSGSGDGNLHAWNINTLNKVSSWDSHIGVPSCLKWAPRRVMFVAASSVLTFWIPNHGAGDAAGAQTEQVTLQ